TCCATATCTGAGGACATTACCGCAGCCATAAATGCGGCTGGATAATGTGCTTTAAGCCATGCTGTTTGATATGCGACCAGTGCATAAGCTGCAGAATGCGACTTATTAAATCCATAGCCTGCAAATTTTTCCATCAAATCAAAAATATGCGTTGCAACCTTTTCATCAACGCCTCTAGCAGTCGCTCCCTCAGTAAAAATCTCCCGCTGTTTCGCCATTTCTTCAGGCTTTTTCTTTCCCATAGCACGACGCAATAAATCTGCAGCGCCTAGAGTATAATTTGCTAATACCTGTGCAATTTGCATTACTTGCTCTTGATACAGGATAACGCCGTATGTTGGTTTTAAAATAGGTTCTAAATCGGGATGAGGATAATCAACAGCCGCACGCCCATGCTTACGATCGATAAAATCATCCACCATTCCAGATTGTAGAGGACCTGGTCTAAATAAGGCTACTAACGCGATGATGTCCTCAAAACAATCTGGCTGCAGACGATTAATCAATTCTTTCATACCACGCGATTCGAGCTGGAAAAACTGCTGTTGTTTTACACGCTTTTAATAAATCAAAAGTTGCCGCATCATCAGTAGGTATTTGACTGATATCCACTGGAGGCAATCCTTCAAGTGCCTGTTTTTTATTTACAGTCGCCAATGCCCAATCGATAATCGTCAGAGTTCTTAAGCCCAAGAAGTCAAACTTGACTAAACCAGCTGCCTCAACATCATCTTTATCAAATTGACTAACAATTTGAGTGGATCCCTCTTCACAATAAATCGCAGTAAAATCGGTCAGTTGGGAAGGTGCAATAACAACTCCTCCAGCATGTTTTCCTGCATTTCGCGTTATCCCCTCAAGCTTTAATGCCAAATCAATAAGCTCTTTAACTTCCTCTTCTTCTGTGTAACGACGTTTAAGTTCTTCTTCTTGCTCCAAAGCTTTGTTTAAAGTGATGCCTATCTCAAAAGGAATTAATTTTGCTAATTTATCAACAAATCCATAAGGATGGCCTAAAACACGCCCTACATCACGTACGACTGCTTTTGCAGCCATAGTACCAAAGGTAATAATTTGTGAAACACTTTGTCTGCCGTACTTCTCTGCTACATAATCAATGACCCGATCACGGCCTTCCATGCAAAAATCGATATCAAAGTCAGGCATAGATACCCCGCTCTGGATTTAAAAAACGCTCAAACAGTAATTCGTATTCCAAGGGATCCAAATCAGTAATTTTTAATGCATAAGCAACCAATGAGCCAGCACCCGAACCTCGCCCTGGTCCGACAGGAACTCCATTCTTTTTTGCCCATTGTATGAAGTCGGCTACAATGAGGAAGTAGCCAGCAAATCCCATATTATTGATAACTGTCAGCTCAACCTGCAAACGTTTGTCGTATTCCTCTCGGGCTGCCTGCAGTTCTTGTGAAGATTTGTTTTTAAATATTTGGAGTAGGCGCTCTTCTAAACCTACTTGTGATAAATGGATAAATAGTTTTCAACGGTAGATCCATCCGGTATTGGGAAATTAGGGAGATAATTGTTACCTAGATCCAATTTTACGGTGCATCGTTTACTGATTTCGACCGTATTTTCTATTGCAGAAGGTAAATCAGAAAATAAGGCAATCATTTCATCCGCTGATCGTAAGTACTGCTGTGCACTATACTTTTGTACTCTTCTCGGATCAGCTAATGTATATCCCTCATGAATACAAACACGCGCTTCATGAGCCTCAAAATCATCTTGATCCAGAAAACACACATCATTCGTTGCTACCAAAGGCAATTGCAGTTCATCAGCTAAAGCAATTAATTGCTCATTGTAGCGTATTTCGTCAGGTCGGCCTGTGCGTTGAACTTCCAAATAAAAACGATTGGGAAAAACATTCTGCCAATATAAAGCTCGACTTTTGGCTAAAGCAATATCATTCGCCAATAAGGCTTGACCTATATCCCCCAATCTTCCTCCGGATAAAGCAATAAGTCCTGCTGAGTACTCCTTGATCCACTGATTTTGAACCCTGGGCTGCCCTTGATATTGACCTTCTTGATAGGCTTTGGAAATAAGGCAAGTTAAATTTTTATACCCTTCTGAATTAAGACATAAAAGAACCAGAGACGATACGCGTTCTGGTTGATCAGGATCATGACAAGGTAAATCACTGCCAATAATCGGTTTGATTCCTGCATCAACAGCACTTTTGTAGTGCTTGACTGCAGCAAATAAATTACAATAATCAGTAACTGCAACAGCGCACATTCCTCGAGACGGTAAAGCCTTCATTAATGGCTTAACCCGTACCAATCCATCAACTAAAGAAAATTCTGTATGAACGCGTAAATGAACAAAACGTTGTTGCATAAGGGACTAAACTCATTAAGCTTAATTGATGAACTTTAACCTAAATCAGGATTTTTGCAAACCCAATATGAGCACTTCAACCCACAACTGTCCCCTCTTCTCCGTTTACGGAAAATGCTCCATCTGTATCAAATCTCGGATTGGTGAGGATCAAACGCATCCCTGACTGCATCAGCAAATAAGTTGATTGCCAATACCAACAAAAACATAAAAACAAAAGCAGCCAACATAGGCCACCAAATGACTGGATTACGTGCCAACTCAAGCCGTGCGCTGTTGATCATATTTCCCCAACTTATGGTCATGGGTGAAACACCTACTCCCACATAAGAAAGCAATGCCTCCGCCATAACCAGAAAACTAAAATCCAATACAAGGGTAATCACCACGATATGCATCACATTAGGTAATAAGTGCTTTCGAATAATAGTGAACCAATTTGAACCCAACGCTCGTGCTGCCTGAACATAATCTACCTCCCGTAATTTGAGAGTCTCCGCACGTAATAGTCGACATAAACTAGTCCAACTGGTTACTCCAAGAATAAAACAAAGTGCTAATAAACGTGCATCCGCACTTTGAGCTAGAGTGGTAAACTGCTCAGGATGATTGGTGATATAAACTTGCAAGGATAAAACTGAAGCAGTAATCAATAAAACTCCAGGAATAGAACTTAGAGTAGTGTAAGCATACTGAATCAAATCATCTGCCAACCCACCGAAATATCCTGCAACAACCCCTAAAAATAAAGCCAAAGGCAACATAAATAAAGTAGTTAACAGACCAATAACTAAACCAGTACGTATGCTTTTAATAGTAAAATAAAAAATATCTTGTCCAATTTGACCTGTACCCAATACATGGAATGTTCTTGAAAGTTCATAAGCAAGCACAATAAAAAATGTAAGCAGGCTCAAAGTCACTAAGGTACTTAGGTTTGTAGGACTTAAAGCAAAACATGGTTTTAATCGTTTGAAGTACCGGATAGATATGGAAAAAATTCCTATCAACAAAGCGGTGAATAGACACCATGTTAAAGCATTCCAAATCGAACTCTTAATGACCTCGCTCTTTTCCGCTTCGGTTTTAATTCGTTTACTCGGATAAACAAGCACTGGGTATATTTGTTTGACTACGCCATTCACTAAGGTCGTTTCACTGATAAACTGTCTTAAAGCCAAAGGAGCTGAATAAGTTTTTTCAGAGATTTCATCTATAGGGGACAAGATTCTATCCAACACCGTAGTTGATGTTTCTGCCTCTTTCTTTACTGCCGTCAAATGAATGGAGTCCAGTACGCCAATGGTAATAAAAAACAACAGGATGATGCCCGCGCTTACAGCAATTGGACGACGTAAAATTAAGGTAAAAGATCGCCTGATATGTTGTTTACGTAGGCTCCATAAAATAACCAGCACACTTAAGGTTAATAAAGTGAGAAAACATTTATCCGTCCATAGAAATTCAAAAGTCATTTTTTCTTCTCATCTAATCTTATCACTCCCACAAAAATAGCCCGGGTGCAGCGCTATTGACTAAATGGCAATACCGCTTCACTTAACCAGGTTACTTTTAGGATAATTTCACCCTGGGATCGACCAACATATAAGATAAATCCGTGAGTACTAAACCGACAATGTAAAGAATGGAACCCAAAAATACCATTGCCCTCACAATTGCAAAATCTTGTTGCTGAATGGCATCAATTGTATAACTTCCTAAGCCTGGCACACCAAAAAAAGACTCCAAGATTAAACTGCCCATAAATAGAGAGGGAATAATAACCACAATACCAGTTAATATAGGGAGCATTGCATTTTTTAATACGTGTTTAAACATGACCTTTTGTTCCGACAATCCCTTGGCTCTGGCAGTTTTAACATAATCTTTATGCATTTCTTCCAAAAATAAAGTCCGATACCAACGTGCACCAGCTCCCAATCCGCTAAGCACAGCCACTGTAATGGGCAAAATAACGAATTTCACCGCTTCAAAACCGCCGTCATAACCTGATATGGGAACTAGACGTAATATTTTACCGAAAATATATTGTCCCCCAATAATATAAAACAAACTGGAAATTGACATTAAAATAATACAAATCACCACCCCGG
This sequence is a window from Legionella cherrii. Protein-coding genes within it:
- a CDS encoding ABC transporter permease, translating into MTFEFLWTDKCFLTLLTLSVLVILWSLRKQHIRRSFTLILRRPIAVSAGIILLFFITIGVLDSIHLTAVKKEAETSTTVLDRILSPIDEISEKTYSAPLALRQFISETTLVNGVVKQIYPVLVYPSKRIKTEAEKSEVIKSSIWNALTWCLFTALLIGIFSISIRYFKRLKPCFALSPTNLSTLVTLSLLTFFIVLAYELSRTFHVLGTGQIGQDIFYFTIKSIRTGLVIGLLTTLFMLPLALFLGVVAGYFGGLADDLIQYAYTTLSSIPGVLLITASVLSLQVYITNHPEQFTTLAQSADARLLALCFILGVTSWTSLCRLLRAETLKLREVDYVQAARALGSNWFTIIRKHLLPNVMHIVVITLVLDFSFLVMAEALLSYVGVGVSPMTISWGNMINSARLELARNPVIWWPMLAAFVFMFLLVLAINLFADAVRDAFDPHQSEI
- a CDS encoding ABC transporter permease, producing MMKYLLRRIIYSIPILFGINVLTFILFFMVNTPDDIARMHLGQKHVEQQVIDDWKMAHGYNLPLFYNEEKNGIQKIKSTLFFQKSMKLFTFNFGVSDSGRDISEDITYRMWPSLSIALPVLLLEVMSNIIVAMAMAFFRASYLDLSGVVICIILMSISSLFYIIGGQYIFGKILRLVPISGYDGGFEAVKFVILPITVAVLSGLGAGARWYRTLFLEEMHKDYVKTARAKGLSEQKVMFKHVLKNAMLPILTGIVVIIPSLFMGSLILESFFGVPGLGSYTIDAIQQQDFAIVRAMVFLGSILYIVGLVLTDLSYMLVDPRVKLS